In one Thermococcus sp. 2319x1 genomic region, the following are encoded:
- a CDS encoding UDP-N-acetylglucosamine 3-dehydrogenase produces the protein MLRVGVVGVGNMGFHHARIYSELAREGKVELVGVADANFERAKEVAEKFRTRAFADYRELVNEVDAVSIAVPTSLHKQVALEFIENGVHVLVEKPIAESIESAQEIIKAAKNRGVVLMVGHVERFNPAVLKLKETISQRMLGEIVTMNAKRVGPMVVRIADVGVIIDLAVHDIDIMSFLVDSRVKEVYAKARNVKHPAKVEDYALILLSFKNGIDGVIETNRLTPHKTRTLNVVGTEGIAYLDYINQTLTIYDNKWVHEAKVQRGEPLRIEIEHFIECAKEGKKPLVSGEEGLHALEVAVKALESAARDEVVKLG, from the coding sequence ATGCTTCGCGTTGGAGTTGTTGGAGTTGGCAACATGGGCTTTCACCATGCGAGGATTTACTCTGAATTGGCCAGAGAGGGCAAAGTTGAATTAGTTGGAGTGGCAGATGCCAACTTCGAAAGAGCTAAGGAGGTTGCGGAGAAGTTTAGGACAAGGGCCTTTGCCGATTACAGGGAGCTTGTAAATGAGGTTGATGCAGTCAGCATTGCCGTTCCCACCTCCCTTCACAAGCAAGTCGCCTTAGAGTTCATCGAGAACGGAGTTCACGTTTTAGTTGAGAAGCCCATAGCTGAGAGCATTGAGAGCGCTCAAGAAATCATTAAAGCAGCCAAAAACAGGGGCGTTGTTCTAATGGTCGGCCACGTGGAGAGGTTCAACCCAGCAGTACTGAAGCTGAAAGAGACGATATCTCAAAGAATGCTCGGGGAGATAGTTACGATGAATGCTAAAAGGGTAGGCCCAATGGTCGTTAGAATAGCGGATGTTGGGGTTATAATCGATTTAGCAGTTCACGACATAGATATAATGAGCTTCCTTGTAGATTCGAGGGTTAAAGAGGTATACGCAAAGGCAAGAAACGTAAAGCATCCTGCAAAAGTTGAAGATTACGCCCTTATTCTTCTTAGCTTCAAAAATGGAATTGATGGGGTTATCGAAACCAACAGACTAACACCTCATAAAACGAGAACGCTAAACGTTGTTGGAACTGAGGGAATAGCGTATCTCGATTATATAAATCAAACTTTGACAATTTATGACAATAAGTGGGTGCATGAGGCTAAGGTACAAAGGGGAGAACCCCTTAGGATTGAGATTGAACATTTCATTGAGTGCGCCAAAGAGGGTAAAAAACCATTAGTTAGTGGAGAAGAAGGCTTACATGCTTTAGAAGTTGCCGTTAAGGCTCTTGAAAGTGCAGCGAGGGATGAGGTAGTAAAGCTGGGGTGA
- a CDS encoding nucleotide sugar dehydrogenase, translating to MKLLGLNRGEVKQVFKEGKVTIAVYGLGKMGLPLAAVFADHGANVIGVDINERVVEMINRGENHVKEEPGLDELVKRNVEAGRLRATTDGVEAAEQADVMVILVPTLTDERGNLKLDPVYDVAEKISKGLQKGDIVITEATMPPGTTESLIPILEKSGLKLGEFGLAHAPERTMTGTAIRDITGQYPKIVGASDGKTLEAVIGIYETINKKGVIPVSSIKAAEAVKVFEGVYRDVNIALANELALWCEEHGLDALEVFKAANTQPYCHLHMPGAGVGGHCIPIYPWFVINLAKKTNPRLIKTAREINDSMPHHVVELTIKGLNEVGKPLKGSNILVLGLTFRGGVREFTRSPAIPIIKELKEWGAKVYAYDPLCTPEDAERFGAEWKEDFKDIDAIVIVTDHKEFRELDLREIARQVRSKVIVDGRNIINHKKAYQLGFVYLRVGKV from the coding sequence ATGAAGCTCCTTGGCTTAAATAGAGGGGAGGTAAAGCAGGTTTTCAAAGAGGGCAAAGTTACGATAGCTGTTTATGGTCTCGGGAAGATGGGTTTACCTTTGGCTGCTGTTTTTGCTGATCACGGTGCCAACGTGATAGGGGTGGACATCAACGAGAGGGTCGTTGAGATGATAAATCGTGGAGAGAACCACGTAAAGGAAGAACCCGGCCTGGATGAGCTAGTTAAGAGGAACGTCGAGGCAGGAAGGCTCAGAGCCACTACCGACGGAGTTGAAGCCGCAGAGCAGGCCGATGTTATGGTGATACTCGTTCCAACCCTAACCGACGAGAGGGGCAACCTCAAGCTTGATCCAGTATATGATGTGGCTGAGAAGATTTCAAAAGGACTCCAGAAGGGCGACATCGTGATAACCGAGGCCACCATGCCACCCGGAACAACTGAAAGCTTGATTCCAATCCTCGAGAAGAGCGGTCTTAAGCTTGGAGAATTTGGTTTAGCTCATGCTCCCGAACGAACAATGACTGGAACTGCTATTAGGGACATCACTGGGCAGTATCCCAAAATTGTGGGGGCAAGCGACGGGAAAACCCTAGAAGCAGTTATCGGAATATACGAGACAATAAACAAGAAGGGAGTCATCCCAGTTAGTTCCATAAAAGCGGCTGAAGCTGTAAAAGTCTTTGAGGGGGTTTACAGAGACGTCAACATTGCATTGGCTAATGAGCTGGCATTATGGTGTGAAGAGCATGGCTTAGATGCTCTTGAAGTCTTTAAGGCAGCAAACACTCAACCCTACTGCCACCTCCACATGCCTGGTGCCGGAGTTGGAGGACACTGTATTCCAATCTACCCATGGTTCGTCATTAATTTGGCCAAAAAGACGAATCCACGCTTGATTAAGACTGCCAGAGAGATTAATGATTCAATGCCTCACCATGTTGTTGAGCTCACTATTAAGGGGCTCAATGAGGTTGGAAAGCCGCTAAAAGGAAGTAATATTCTCGTTCTTGGTCTGACGTTTAGGGGTGGGGTTAGGGAATTTACGAGAAGCCCGGCAATTCCAATAATCAAAGAACTCAAGGAGTGGGGGGCTAAAGTTTACGCCTACGATCCCCTATGCACTCCGGAAGACGCGGAACGCTTCGGTGCGGAGTGGAAAGAAGACTTTAAAGACATAGATGCAATAGTCATAGTAACTGACCACAAAGAATTTAGGGAATTAGATTTAAGAGAAATAGCAAGACAGGTAAGAAGCAAAGTGATTGTGGATGGGAGAAACATTATAAACCACAAGAAAGCTTACCAACTGGGATTTGTATACTTGAGAGTCGGAAAGGTTTAG
- a CDS encoding DegT/DnrJ/EryC1/StrS aminotransferase family protein, whose protein sequence is MRNIPIAKPLIGEEEIEAVVEVLKSGMLAHGKEVEAFEREFAEYLGVKHGIAVSNGTAALDVALKALKIGPGDEVITTPFTFIASANSILFQGAKPVFADIDPKTYNLDPNDVLEKISDKTKAIIVVHLYGQPANMEAFKEIAEDYKLYLVEDCAQAHGAEFEGRKVGTFGDIAAFSFYPTKNMTTGEGGMVVTNDDELAKRADLIRNHGQAEKYLHVELGYNLRMTNISAAIGRVQLKKLDEWNERRIENAKLLTKGISNIKGLTPPYVDGRVKHVFHQYVVRVEDDFPLSRDELMAKLREKGIGTAVHYPIPVHHQPLYQRLGYPKDICPNAIDASKRVLSLPVHPAVNREDIEYIIETLKEIAEQ, encoded by the coding sequence ATGAGGAACATACCAATCGCTAAACCCCTAATTGGAGAAGAAGAAATAGAGGCTGTTGTTGAAGTTTTGAAGAGTGGAATGCTCGCCCATGGAAAGGAAGTTGAAGCCTTTGAGAGAGAATTTGCCGAGTACTTAGGGGTCAAACATGGAATAGCCGTCTCTAATGGAACCGCTGCACTCGATGTTGCTCTCAAAGCCCTTAAAATAGGTCCCGGTGATGAGGTAATAACAACCCCCTTCACGTTCATAGCTTCAGCAAATTCAATCCTCTTCCAGGGTGCAAAGCCCGTTTTTGCTGACATTGATCCAAAAACTTACAACCTTGATCCAAACGATGTTCTTGAGAAGATTAGTGATAAAACAAAGGCGATAATAGTCGTTCACCTCTACGGCCAGCCCGCGAATATGGAGGCCTTCAAGGAAATAGCAGAGGATTACAAACTTTATCTTGTTGAAGACTGTGCACAGGCCCACGGCGCTGAATTTGAAGGCCGAAAGGTTGGCACTTTTGGGGACATAGCTGCCTTCAGCTTTTACCCAACCAAAAATATGACCACTGGCGAGGGCGGAATGGTTGTAACTAATGATGACGAGCTGGCTAAAAGGGCAGACTTGATAAGAAACCACGGGCAGGCAGAAAAATACCTCCACGTAGAGCTCGGCTATAATTTGAGAATGACGAACATTTCAGCTGCAATCGGAAGGGTTCAGCTGAAAAAGCTCGACGAGTGGAACGAAAGGAGAATTGAGAATGCCAAACTTTTAACTAAAGGAATAAGTAACATTAAGGGTTTAACTCCACCTTACGTTGATGGGAGGGTTAAGCACGTCTTCCACCAGTATGTTGTTAGGGTTGAGGATGATTTTCCTTTGAGTAGGGACGAGCTTATGGCAAAATTGAGGGAGAAAGGCATTGGAACAGCTGTGCATTATCCAATCCCAGTTCATCACCAGCCCCTCTACCAAAGGCTCGGATATCCAAAGGACATCTGCCCCAACGCAATAGACGCTTCAAAGAGAGTGTTGAGCTTGCCGGTGCATCCAGCTGTAAATAGGGAGGACATAGAGTACATAATCGAAACTCTTAAGGAGATAGCCGAACAATAG
- a CDS encoding HEPN domain-containing protein: MFKKKEYERWIAEAKRTLASAYSDLKEGYYEWASFKAQQAAELAVKAILRGIGFAPIGHSITRLLRDLSENNIKVPKEILYFAMELDRNYIAPRYPDAYPEGSPFEYYSEDIAKELIEYAEKIIKFIEGVADELQTT, translated from the coding sequence ATGTTCAAGAAGAAAGAGTATGAACGCTGGATTGCAGAAGCCAAAAGAACCCTTGCCTCCGCATACTCTGACTTAAAAGAAGGCTATTACGAATGGGCGAGCTTTAAAGCTCAACAGGCAGCAGAATTGGCAGTAAAGGCAATTTTGAGAGGAATAGGCTTTGCCCCCATTGGACACTCGATAACAAGGCTCTTACGGGACTTGTCCGAAAACAACATAAAGGTTCCCAAAGAGATTTTATATTTTGCAATGGAGCTGGATAGGAACTATATAGCACCTAGGTATCCTGATGCGTATCCAGAAGGCTCCCCATTTGAATATTACTCGGAAGACATCGCCAAAGAGCTTATTGAATATGCGGAGAAAATAATCAAATTTATTGAGGGAGTTGCAGATGAACTTCAAACTACTTAG
- a CDS encoding SWIM zinc finger domain-containing protein: protein MRMEELRRVFGSRVFERGERYYREGRVIGVVKIGDKLYAKVKGSKTYAVEFDLKKNVSYCTCPYGMNCKHGVSAFFAYSNGEFFDGDAFLRSLEDRSKSEILETLREILEDNPDILLGITEDVSSYFKGHISYESALRINRILKRKKIPKEKAWELVKYICKHYYDFEGFYDDYRDLYYGDLVLEPLFELIERGLSKEDFDHFVEILELSEIPEDVYKYAYGVLLRNAWRFREEILNASDVSVKLKAPLLAKIGEKKKAEEMILNSDLSLKEKVALLLEVNPELAKELGLKLSDYSLLIEYFGKKRNYEEVLEIYAESDGVGYLVSYVCDAIKATGKLDMFEEILKKESKSIAFLCALELNLGDRLAELFPSALEEYMKGMLSRSAILDSLSIIQDLRPLIPSVERIIEFEVAKKDRRAYEFAAKLLNLVKKVDREEYERLVKKLKEKYPKVRVLWEVLEHPAD from the coding sequence ATGAGGATGGAAGAACTTAGAAGGGTTTTCGGGAGCAGGGTATTTGAGAGGGGAGAAAGATATTACAGAGAAGGGCGGGTTATTGGAGTTGTGAAGATAGGGGATAAGCTCTATGCAAAGGTTAAGGGGAGCAAAACATACGCAGTAGAATTCGACCTTAAAAAGAATGTGTCATACTGCACTTGTCCCTACGGAATGAACTGCAAGCACGGTGTTTCTGCATTTTTTGCCTATTCTAACGGTGAGTTTTTTGACGGCGATGCATTTCTCAGGTCTCTGGAAGATAGGAGCAAGTCGGAAATTCTGGAAACTTTAAGAGAAATACTTGAAGACAATCCAGATATCCTGCTTGGAATAACGGAGGACGTCTCCTCATACTTTAAGGGTCACATATCTTATGAGAGCGCTCTCAGGATTAACAGGATCCTCAAAAGAAAAAAGATCCCTAAGGAGAAGGCGTGGGAGCTCGTAAAATACATATGCAAGCACTACTACGATTTTGAGGGATTCTATGACGACTACAGGGATTTGTATTATGGTGACCTGGTTCTGGAACCTCTCTTCGAGCTCATAGAACGGGGATTAAGTAAAGAAGACTTTGACCACTTTGTTGAGATTTTAGAGCTTTCAGAAATTCCTGAAGACGTCTATAAATATGCATACGGTGTTTTGTTGAGAAATGCTTGGCGTTTCAGGGAAGAAATCTTAAACGCCAGTGATGTAAGCGTTAAGCTTAAAGCACCTTTGCTCGCAAAGATTGGGGAGAAGAAGAAAGCCGAAGAAATGATATTAAACTCCGATCTTAGTTTAAAGGAAAAGGTCGCTCTCCTCCTTGAAGTTAATCCAGAGCTTGCAAAGGAGCTTGGCTTAAAGCTCTCTGACTATTCTCTTCTCATAGAATACTTCGGGAAAAAGAGAAATTATGAGGAAGTTTTGGAGATTTATGCAGAGAGTGATGGTGTGGGCTACCTCGTAAGTTATGTCTGCGATGCCATAAAAGCCACAGGAAAATTGGACATGTTTGAGGAGATATTGAAGAAGGAAAGTAAAAGCATAGCATTCTTATGTGCCCTTGAGCTGAATCTTGGTGACAGGCTTGCTGAGCTCTTCCCCAGTGCCCTGGAGGAATATATGAAGGGGATGCTCTCTCGCAGTGCCATTCTGGACTCGCTCTCAATAATTCAAGACCTAAGGCCGTTGATTCCAAGCGTTGAGAGAATAATTGAATTTGAGGTCGCCAAAAAGGACAGAAGGGCATATGAGTTTGCGGCTAAACTTCTGAACCTTGTTAAAAAGGTGGATAGAGAAGAATACGAAAGGCTGGTGAAAAAGCTCAAAGAGAAATACCCGAAGGTGAGAGTACTCTGGGAGGTCCTTGAGCACCCAGCTGACTAG
- a CDS encoding glycosyltransferase family 2 protein — protein MEEHPFVSVIIPAYNEEKYIAKCLEGWVDQDYPKDRYEILVYDGMSTDRTAEIVREFERNHPNLVFYRKNPKRRQVYAFNMGIRESRGEFFIIFGAHAYPERDFLRKSVETFLKIKKMEPKLAGAGGKIIKLFQNRLAKFVALIYSSPLSGASTFWYEEKPHFAKTVAFALYDKKVAEEIGGFDEDMLIGDDFEFNLRLNKKGYKLFFNPEIKSHYYARSSWKGFIKQSFNYGAVKGVSIRKGYFSPLWLFPLGFLGFEALLPLVPKLLWLFALYWLALFGESLRLAYKTKNPDGIFLPPVMFLFHNLISLGFIAGLLLHKRAFR, from the coding sequence ATGGAGGAGCATCCCTTTGTTAGTGTGATAATACCAGCCTATAACGAGGAAAAATACATAGCCAAGTGTCTTGAGGGGTGGGTTGATCAGGATTATCCCAAGGACAGATACGAGATTCTCGTCTATGACGGTATGAGCACTGATAGGACAGCTGAAATTGTGAGGGAGTTTGAAAGGAACCATCCTAACCTCGTTTTCTATAGGAAAAACCCGAAGAGGCGGCAGGTTTATGCCTTCAATATGGGTATTAGAGAGTCGAGGGGAGAGTTCTTCATAATCTTTGGAGCCCATGCTTATCCAGAGAGGGACTTCCTGAGGAAGAGCGTGGAAACCTTTCTGAAAATAAAAAAGATGGAGCCAAAGCTCGCGGGGGCTGGGGGGAAGATCATCAAGCTCTTTCAAAACCGCCTGGCTAAATTCGTTGCCCTCATATACTCCTCGCCTCTGAGCGGTGCGAGCACCTTCTGGTACGAGGAAAAACCTCACTTCGCCAAGACAGTTGCTTTTGCACTTTACGATAAGAAAGTAGCCGAAGAAATCGGCGGCTTTGATGAGGATATGCTCATAGGGGATGACTTCGAGTTCAATCTTCGATTAAACAAAAAGGGCTACAAGCTGTTCTTTAACCCAGAAATAAAAAGCCACTACTACGCCCGCTCCAGCTGGAAGGGCTTTATAAAACAGAGCTTCAACTACGGCGCCGTTAAGGGCGTTTCCATAAGGAAGGGATACTTTTCGCCTCTCTGGTTGTTTCCTCTGGGATTTCTTGGGTTTGAAGCATTGCTACCCCTTGTGCCCAAACTCTTGTGGCTCTTTGCCCTCTACTGGCTGGCTCTCTTTGGAGAGAGTCTCAGGCTGGCTTACAAGACAAAGAACCCAGACGGGATATTTCTCCCTCCCGTTATGTTCCTTTTCCACAACCTTATAAGCCTTGGATTTATAGCGGGGTTATTGCTTCATAAAAGGGCCTTTAGGTGA
- a CDS encoding glycosyltransferase family 4 protein, whose amino-acid sequence MKRIALKDVRLLVIANSFPNKNNSYHGGIFVKEQVNELGKYLKEITVVSPQPLGANRTLKSYSYDNIKVYFPLFFHLPINHFRKRLGDNIFKATERLIEKENIEFDIIHAHFTWPSGYAGVKLGKKFGVPVVVHIHENREWFMQEYNSGREEIYWTWKNADALIRVNRIDVPLLQKFNDSVYYIPNGFDPERLRVMSKKEAREYFGLSQDGKILFSLGNLIERKGFQYLITAMVRIVRKRDDVFCFIGGSGPLKDKLQHQINSLGLRNHVKLLGFVPDEELAYWMNAADLFVLPSLSESFGVVQIEAMAVGTPVVATINGGSEEIITSEDYGLLCPPADPECLAEKILIALEKEWDREKIRKYAEQFTWENVVMQILKVYTSRV is encoded by the coding sequence GTGAAAAGGATTGCACTAAAAGATGTTAGATTGTTGGTGATAGCAAACTCATTTCCAAACAAGAACAACTCTTACCATGGTGGAATCTTTGTAAAAGAGCAGGTCAACGAACTTGGCAAGTACCTCAAAGAGATAACCGTCGTCTCACCTCAGCCACTTGGAGCGAATAGAACACTTAAAAGTTATTCTTATGACAATATTAAAGTGTATTTCCCACTATTCTTTCACTTGCCCATCAATCACTTTAGAAAAAGATTAGGAGACAACATCTTTAAAGCTACAGAGAGATTGATAGAAAAAGAAAACATTGAGTTTGATATTATTCATGCCCACTTCACTTGGCCTTCTGGGTATGCTGGAGTTAAACTAGGTAAAAAATTTGGTGTTCCCGTTGTAGTCCACATTCACGAGAACAGGGAGTGGTTTATGCAAGAATATAATTCAGGAAGGGAAGAGATATATTGGACTTGGAAGAATGCTGATGCATTGATCCGGGTCAACAGAATAGATGTTCCCCTTCTGCAAAAGTTTAACGATAGTGTGTATTATATCCCCAATGGGTTTGACCCTGAGAGGTTAAGGGTTATGTCCAAAAAGGAGGCTAGAGAATATTTTGGCTTGTCTCAAGATGGAAAAATATTGTTTAGCCTTGGAAATTTGATCGAGAGGAAAGGCTTTCAGTATTTAATAACCGCAATGGTCAGAATAGTTCGGAAAAGGGATGATGTGTTTTGCTTTATTGGGGGTAGTGGTCCCTTAAAAGACAAGCTCCAGCACCAGATAAATTCCTTAGGATTAAGGAATCACGTCAAGCTTCTTGGTTTTGTGCCTGATGAAGAGTTGGCTTACTGGATGAACGCTGCCGACCTTTTTGTGTTGCCGAGTTTGAGTGAGAGTTTTGGGGTTGTTCAGATCGAGGCCATGGCTGTTGGGACTCCAGTTGTTGCTACAATTAACGGTGGTAGTGAGGAGATTATAACCTCTGAGGACTACGGTCTGCTCTGCCCACCTGCGGATCCAGAGTGTTTGGCGGAGAAAATCTTAATAGCCCTTGAGAAAGAATGGGACCGGGAGAAGATAAGGAAGTATGCGGAGCAATTTACGTGGGAGAACGTTGTAATGCAAATTTTGAAAGTTTATACCTCGAGGGTGTGA
- a CDS encoding nucleotidyltransferase domain-containing protein yields the protein MNFKLLREFVNRIVEYLNGEVTIILFGSYARGDYNRASDFDIVVVSDRLEKNPLKRTKDLYALNKDFLPVDIIAYTREEFLKALENLSPTALDAVSYGKVLHDDGFYRIAKKKFEELKKKGLKKGKYWMMISS from the coding sequence ATGAACTTCAAACTACTTAGAGAGTTTGTCAATCGAATTGTTGAATATTTGAATGGAGAGGTCACAATAATCCTTTTTGGCTCCTACGCGAGGGGAGATTACAATAGGGCGAGTGATTTTGACATTGTTGTTGTTTCCGATAGACTGGAAAAAAATCCCCTAAAAAGGACAAAAGATCTGTATGCTCTAAACAAGGATTTTCTACCAGTGGACATAATAGCCTATACAAGAGAAGAGTTCCTGAAAGCCTTGGAAAACCTCTCCCCAACGGCACTTGATGCAGTTTCTTATGGAAAGGTTCTCCACGATGATGGGTTTTATAGAATCGCAAAGAAGAAGTTCGAAGAGCTTAAAAAGAAAGGATTGAAGAAAGGAAAATACTGGATGATGATTAGCTCATAA
- a CDS encoding glycosyltransferase family 4 protein: MRIVMTVSNPFKPDPRVYKEAKSLAKHGHEVIVIAWDREGKYPKEEVIDCIKIIRFGPKSKYGNLLDFALKLPLFYLRTLKFILRHDYDAIHTHDFDTAILGLLAKILRRKKWIYDVHDLYYTFFSMEGEKENFLEKLIQRLDMFLAKSSNVVIVATQSIGGKYEGLREYYIKSGINPEKIVTIWNVPEVESFLKHEELNLKKPKKFTIGFIGSQRTISNFIRLFEAVKNEKNSKILFVGTGKVAEELKRTVKEKYRNLDIEFIGSVPYKLIPNYYKLCNVMYAYYPPRENVKRAIAIKVFEAAILGIPVIVNADSLMEDFVKKYRCGATISTPTVNDVQRALEDVKLVKFSPKYIRRKWNWRNEERKLIRTYHRVARR; the protein is encoded by the coding sequence ATGAGGATCGTAATGACGGTGAGCAATCCCTTTAAGCCCGACCCCCGCGTATACAAAGAAGCAAAAAGCTTGGCTAAGCACGGGCATGAGGTTATTGTAATTGCGTGGGATAGAGAAGGAAAATATCCTAAGGAGGAAGTTATTGACTGCATAAAAATCATTAGATTCGGCCCAAAATCAAAGTACGGAAACCTTCTCGATTTTGCACTCAAGCTCCCACTGTTCTACTTGAGAACCTTAAAGTTCATCTTGAGGCATGATTACGACGCAATACATACCCACGATTTCGACACTGCAATTTTGGGCCTTTTAGCAAAGATTCTGAGAAGAAAAAAGTGGATCTATGATGTTCATGATCTATATTACACTTTCTTTTCAATGGAAGGGGAAAAAGAGAATTTCCTCGAGAAATTAATTCAACGGTTGGATATGTTTTTAGCCAAGAGTTCCAACGTCGTAATAGTTGCAACTCAATCGATTGGGGGAAAGTACGAGGGGCTGAGAGAGTATTATATAAAGAGCGGTATCAATCCAGAGAAAATAGTCACAATATGGAATGTTCCTGAAGTAGAGAGCTTCTTGAAGCATGAAGAGCTGAATCTCAAAAAACCCAAAAAGTTCACAATAGGATTTATAGGGTCACAGAGGACCATTTCAAATTTCATAAGACTGTTTGAAGCAGTAAAAAACGAGAAAAATTCCAAAATTTTGTTTGTTGGGACGGGAAAAGTAGCAGAAGAATTGAAGAGAACTGTAAAAGAGAAGTATCGGAATCTCGATATCGAATTCATTGGGAGCGTGCCCTACAAATTAATCCCAAACTACTACAAGCTCTGCAATGTGATGTACGCTTACTACCCTCCTCGAGAAAACGTAAAGAGAGCGATAGCGATTAAAGTGTTTGAAGCAGCAATCTTAGGCATTCCCGTGATAGTAAATGCTGATTCGTTAATGGAGGACTTTGTGAAGAAATATCGCTGTGGAGCTACGATATCAACGCCAACTGTAAATGACGTTCAAAGAGCGTTAGAAGATGTAAAACTTGTGAAGTTTAGCCCAAAATACATAAGAAGGAAATGGAATTGGAGAAACGAAGAAAGGAAGTTAATAAGAACTTACCATAGAGTTGCACGGAGGTGA
- a CDS encoding acyltransferase, protein MTEEAKKYFVHPTAVVEEGAEIGEGTRIWHFAHIRTGAKIGKNCNIGKDVYIDVGVEIGNNVKIQNGVSVYRGVKVEDDVFLGPHMTFTNDLYPRAFNEDWEVVPTLVKKGASIGAHATIVCGVTIGEYAMVGAGAVVTKDVPPFGLVFGNPARLRGFVCYCGRPLKEKTGEDEANIIFKCSHCGREVKIRKEDYERYLTEKDL, encoded by the coding sequence ATGACCGAGGAGGCTAAAAAATATTTCGTCCATCCAACTGCTGTTGTTGAGGAAGGGGCGGAGATTGGAGAGGGAACCAGAATATGGCACTTCGCCCACATAAGAACCGGGGCAAAGATAGGCAAGAACTGCAACATTGGAAAGGACGTCTACATCGATGTTGGCGTTGAAATAGGAAACAACGTAAAAATCCAGAACGGAGTGAGCGTCTATAGGGGAGTTAAAGTTGAGGACGACGTCTTCCTCGGCCCTCACATGACCTTCACCAACGACCTCTATCCAAGAGCCTTCAACGAGGACTGGGAGGTTGTGCCGACGTTGGTTAAAAAGGGAGCAAGCATCGGGGCCCATGCAACGATAGTCTGTGGCGTAACCATCGGCGAGTATGCGATGGTGGGAGCTGGAGCTGTTGTTACCAAAGACGTTCCTCCCTTCGGGCTTGTCTTTGGCAACCCGGCACGCTTGAGGGGCTTTGTCTGCTACTGCGGAAGGCCCTTGAAGGAGAAAACCGGCGAAGATGAAGCAAATATTATTTTCAAGTGTTCTCACTGCGGGAGGGAGGTTAAAATAAGGAAGGAGGATTACGAAAGATACTTAACGGAAAAAGATTTGTGA